One Fusarium poae strain DAOMC 252244 chromosome 4, whole genome shotgun sequence DNA window includes the following coding sequences:
- the HNT1 gene encoding Adenosine 5'-monophosphoramidase (BUSCO:54481at5125) codes for MSNCIFCKIIKGDIPSFKLFESNKTLAFLDIGPLSKGHALVIPKYHGAKLADIPDEDLAEVLPVLKKIVNATGATDYNILQNNGRIAHQEVDHVHFHMIPKPNKEEGLGVTWPTSPADMEQLKAYCEEIKSRI; via the exons ATGTCCAACTGTATCTTCTGCAAAATCATCAAGG GTGATATCCCGAGTTTCAAGCTCTTCGAGAGCAATAAGACTCTAGCTTTCCTTGACATTGGACCTCTCAGCAAAGGCCACGCT CTTGTCATCCCCAAGTACCACGGAGCAAAGCTTGCCGATATCCCTGACGAAGACCTTGCTGAGGTTCTG CCTGTTCTCAAGAAGATCGTCAACGCAACTGGTGCCACCGACTACAACATTCTTCAAAACAACGGTCGCATTGCGCACCAAGAAGTTGATCAT GTCCACTTCCACATG ATTCCCAAGCCCAACAAAGAGGAAGGCCTCGGTGTTACCTGGCCTACTAGCCCTGCCGACATGGAACAGCTCAAGGCATACTGCGAGGAGATCAAGTCAAGGATTTAA
- a CDS encoding hypothetical protein (TransMembrane:1 (i106-125o)): protein MRARLRRTLCSYSPSIHPSQSLARRIQLRSSVLSSLLRLSLTKSLATPVLTRSLATSRYLISPRIQPTSLKTLEYPAIAAKKSYTTPPGTTDSNPSGSTPLQANSLHFAVIVAAATVVVVAVSAWPAGSSDNLPPPGDIEEEIVTMSFQVPPGRPGNLTPEQEEKLRKLWVAVFQLTGVADEESSGAEILSPKEETSPADADQKKKRGFGMFKKGKSGTSTPTESADEDKYNETKQFHETLAKETPETIRHTIWSMVKHDHPDALVLRFLRARKWDVEKALVMLVATMNWRHNDMKVDDDIMKNGDAFAVEDEKTDSTTKQVSADMMKQLRMGKSFLHGTDKQGRPICVVRVRLHKAGQECEESLEKYTVYIIETARMTLEPPVDTACIVFDMTGFSMANMDYTPVKFMIKCFEANYPESLGAVLVHKAPWLFQGIWKVIRGWLDPVVAAKVHFTNNRSELEDFIAPNHLIKELEGDENWEYKYVEPNPGENEKMKDTQTRDRLLVEREKLVKKFEQATQEWIRHPEGEQGKQIKSEREKIAKALKEDYWHLDPYIRARTLYDRQGAIQSGGKTDWYSLKPPTVAASTSADDLD, encoded by the exons ATGAGGGCTCGATTGAGACGAACCTTATGCTCGTATAGCCCGTctatccatccatcccaATCACTGGCACGCCGTATTCAGTTGCGGTCATCTGTCCTTTCCAGCTTACTGAGGCTTTCCCTTACCAAGTCACTAGCAACGCCTGTCTTGACCAGGAGTCTTGCAACTTCGAGATATCTTATAAGCCCAAGAATACAGCCAACTAGTCTTAAGACTCTCGAATATCCAGCTATTGCCGCCAAAAAGTCGTACACAACCCCCCCGGGCACCACTGACTCCAATCCGAGTGGTAGCACCCCCCTTCAAGCCAATTCACTTCACTTCGCTGTCATAGTTGCAGCAGCCACCGTAGTAGTCGTCGCTGTATCAGCTTGGCCTGCGGGGAGCTCCGACAACCTGCCACCGCCTGGAGATATCGAAGAAGAGATCGTAACCATGTCTTTTCAAGTGCCTCCTGGACGTCCGGGAAACCTGACCCCTGAACAAGAGGAAAAGCTTCGTAAACTATGGGTCGCTGTCTTCCAGCTTACTGGCGTTGCCGACGAGGAGAGTTCTGGGGCCGAGATTCTGTCGCCCAAGGAAGAGACAAGTCCGGCCGATGCTgatcaaaagaagaagcgagGATTTGGCATGTTCAAGAAGGGTAAATCTGGTACTTCGACACCAACTGAGTCTGCCGACGAGGACAAGTATAACGAAACAAAGCAGTTCCACGAGACACTTGCCAAGGAGACACCCGAGACTATTCGCCACACTATATGGAGCATGGTTAAACATGATCACCCTGACGCCCTGGTTCTACGTTTTCTCCGCGCACGAAAATGGGATGTTGAGAAGGCCCTTGTCATGTTGGTCGCGACTATGAACTGGAGACACAACGACATGAAAGTTGATGACGATATCATGAAGAACGGCGACGCTTTTGCggttgaggatgagaagaccGACTCCACGACCAAGCAAGTTAGCGCCGACATGATGAAGCAACTTCGCATGGGCAAGAGTTTTCTACATGGCACCGACAAGCAAGGTCGGCCTATCTGCGTTGTTCGAGTTCGCCTTCATAAAGCTGGTCAAGAGTGTGAGGAGAGTTTGGAGAAGTACACTGTTTACATCATTGAGACAGCCCGTATGACCCTTGAGCCTCCTGTAGATACCGCT TGCATCGTGTTCGACATGACGGGCTTCTCAATGGCCAATATGGATTATACCCCTGTTAAGTTCATGATCAAGTGTTTCGAGGCCAACTATCCAGAGTCTCTCGGTGCCGTTCTGGTACACAAGGCTCCTTGGCTATTCCAAG GTATTTGGAAGGTCATTCGTGGCTGGCTCGACCCCGTTGTGGCGGCCAAGGTGCACTTCACCAACAACCGATCCGAGCTTGAAGACTTCATTGCACCTAACCACTTGATCAAGGAACTTGAGGGTGACGAGAATTGGGAGTACAAATATGTGGAGCCCAACCCTGGCGAGAACGAGAAGATGAAAGACACGCAAACACGGGACCGCCTCCTTGTCGAGCGTGAAAAGTTGGTCAAGAAGTTTGAACAAGCGACTCAGGAATGGATTCGTCACCCCGAAGGCGAGCAAGGCAAGCAGATCAAGTCTGAGCGTGAGAAGATTGCCAAAGCATTAAAAGAGGACTACTGGCATCTTGACCCGTACATCCGAGCGCGAACGCTGTACGACAGACAGGGAGCGATCCAGAGCGGTGGCAAAACCGACTGGTACTCACTCAAGCCTCCAACTGTTGCGGCTAGCACTTCTGCCGATGATTTAGATTAG